A part of Meleagris gallopavo isolate NT-WF06-2002-E0010 breed Aviagen turkey brand Nicholas breeding stock chromosome 26, Turkey_5.1, whole genome shotgun sequence genomic DNA contains:
- the ST3GAL4 gene encoding CMP-N-acetylneuraminate-beta-galactosamide-alpha-2,3-sialyltransferase 4 → MSKGKRSHQRDGGREDGPIAQQPPELLPPLLAPRGRTVSGSGCDESSGPRLMPALLIKMINKSRGKILGVLALFLVMVWYSIYREDSFYFPVQENKTVCPSGEVERKAAQLIGNYTRDRPLFLQLKDYFWVRTPSLYELPYGTKGSEDVLLRLLSVTSYSLPESIQSLKCRRCVVVGNGHRLRNSSMGDTINTYDVVIRLNNAPVHGYEQDVGSKTTMRLFYPESAHFDPQAENNPNTLLVLVPFKPMDFQWMEAILNDKKRVRKGFWKQPPLIWDANPEQVRILNPYYMEVTAAKLLSLPMKQPRKVKQKPTTGLLAITLALHFCDLVHIAGFGYPDSANKKQTIHYYEQITLKSMAASEHNISHEAVAIKRMLELGLVKNLTYF, encoded by the exons GGGAAGAGAGGATGGCCCCATAGCCCAGCAGCCCCCGGAGCTGCTGCCCCCTCTGCTCGCACCACGTGGGAGGACC GTGAGCGGCAGTGGCTGCGATGAGAGCTCCGGCCCTCGGCTGATGCCCGCCCTGCTGATAAAGATGATCAATAAGTCTC GAGGGAAGATACTGGGAGTGCTGGCGCTGTTTCTGGTGATGGTGTGGTACTCGATATACCGGGAGGACAG CTTTTATTTCCCTGTGCAAGAGAACAAGACCGTGTGTCCCTCTGGGGAGGTGGagaggaaggcagcacagctcatAGGGAA CTACACGAGGGACCGCCCgctcttcctgcagctgaaggatTACTTCTGGGTGAGGACGCCGTCGCTCTATGAGCTGCCCTATGGCACCAAAGGCAGCG AGGATGTCCTCCTGCGCCTGCTGTCGGTCACCAGTTACTCGCTGCCCGAGAGCATCCAGAG CCTGAAGTGCCGGAGGTGCGTGGTGGTGGGCAATGGGCACCGGCTCCGCAACAGCTCCATGGGGGACACCATCAACACCTATGATGTGGTGATCAG GCTGAACAACGCCCCGGTGCACGGCTATGAGCAGGATGTGGGCTCCAAGACCACCATGCGGCTCTTCTACCCTGAGTCAGCCCACTTCGACCCCCAGGCAGAGAACAACCCCAACACGCTGCTGGTGCTGGTGCCCTTCAAGCCCATGGACTTCCAGTGGATGGAGGCCATCCTCAACGACAAGAAGAGG GTTCGTAAAGGCTTTTGGAAGCAGCCCCCATTGATCTGGGATGCCAACCCGGAGCAAGTGCGCATCCTCAACCCGTACTACATGGAAGTAACTGCTGCTAAACTGCTCAGCCTCCCCATGAAGCAGCCACGGAAGGTCAAGCAG AAACCAACCACAGGGCTGTTGGCCATCACCTTGGCTCTCCACTTCTGTGACCTGGTGCACATTGCAGGCTTCGGTTACCCCGACTCGGCCAACAAGAAGCAAACCATCCACTACTACGAGCAGATCACGCTCAAGTCCATGGCT GCCTCGGAGCACAACATCTCACATGAGGCGGTGGCCATCAAGCGCATGCTGGAGCTGGGCCTGGTCAAGAACCTCACCTACTTCTGA